From one Cyanobacterium stanieri PCC 7202 genomic stretch:
- a CDS encoding DNA polymerase III, subunits gamma and tau (PFAM: DNA polymerase III subunits gamma and tau domain III; Protein of unknown function (DUF1557); Holliday junction DNA helicase ruvB N-terminus~TIGRFAM: DNA polymerase III, subunit gamma and tau; intein N-terminal splicing region; intein C-terminal splicing region~COGs: COG2812 DNA polymerase III gamma/tau subunits~InterProIPR003959:IPR010372:IPR006141:IPR012763:IPR 003593:IPR003587:IPR003586~KEGG: syn:sll1360 DNA polymerase III subunit~PFAM: AAA ATPase central domain protein; DNA polymerase III delta~PRIAM: DNA-directed DNA polymerase~SMART: Hedgehog/intein hint domain protein; AAA ATPase~SPTR: DNA polymerase III, subunits gamma and tau;~TIGRFAM: DNA polymerase III, subunits gamma and tau) produces the protein MTYEPLHHKYRPQTFAQLAGQDAIAQTLSNALTSGKIAPAYLFCGPRGTGKTSSARILAKSLNCMATDKPTPTPCGKCEACVSITNGSALDVIEIDAASNTGVDNIREIIERVQFAPVQCRYKVYVIDECLTGDSLIITDEGLMRLDNPSIKGKKVLSYNEKSGNWEYKKVLRWLDQGIKETLKITTHNREIRCTGNHLIRTTEGWIKANEIREGMKILSPVSVDVGALSTSLEVVEKVNVIDQENVYDIEVEDNHNFVANGLLVHNCHMLSTAAFNALLKTLEEPPSRVIFVLATTDPQRVLPTIISRCQRFDYRRIPLDAMVKHLGYIATEEGIDIDSGALSLVAQLSNGGMRDAESLLDQLSLLSGTITTQKVWDLVGSVSEQDLLELLRAIATDNPETVIVQCRKLLDRGREPLILLQNLANFYLSLLMAKTAPGRSDLVTVTQETWQQLCETAQHWDISTILQGQKKLKDSEIQIKNTTQPRLWLEITLLNLLPSANGVVTTHTVVNKTPMASPPVAQKTFTPSPKQEESQPATPATVNHQASPPPEKETTTTPTPEFNSLEELKEKVVSTISAVMTKGFLAQQCHILDYQNTTITIGVITEFFLKLSKQHQPVMEKAFSQVLGKPINLVFQVEEKESKKKAPDKSPSPAIEEKATQNPPPITPPSEEKKEEITPPTPSPQPMVANNNIEVIQASPAQLKQVAEKFAKSVNGEILDDIESPPFIIPPPEIKVINRPELDVEDEDDLPF, from the coding sequence TTGTGGCCCTAGGGGTACAGGTAAAACCTCCAGCGCCCGTATTTTAGCCAAATCATTAAACTGTATGGCGACGGATAAACCTACCCCTACCCCCTGCGGAAAATGTGAGGCCTGTGTCAGTATTACCAATGGTTCAGCGTTAGATGTCATTGAAATTGATGCGGCGAGTAATACAGGGGTGGACAATATTAGGGAAATTATTGAGCGGGTACAGTTTGCCCCTGTGCAGTGTCGTTATAAAGTATATGTGATTGACGAATGTTTAACAGGAGATAGCCTAATCATTACCGATGAAGGATTGATGAGGTTAGATAACCCCTCTATCAAGGGGAAAAAAGTTCTTAGCTATAATGAAAAATCGGGCAACTGGGAATATAAAAAAGTTCTCAGATGGTTAGATCAAGGGATCAAAGAAACCCTCAAAATAACAACGCATAACAGAGAAATTCGTTGTACAGGTAATCACTTAATTCGGACAACAGAGGGATGGATAAAAGCAAACGAAATTCGAGAAGGAATGAAGATACTATCCCCTGTGAGTGTGGATGTGGGAGCTTTATCTACAAGTTTAGAAGTGGTAGAGAAAGTTAATGTAATAGATCAAGAAAATGTGTATGACATAGAAGTGGAGGATAATCATAATTTTGTGGCTAATGGTTTATTGGTTCATAATTGCCATATGCTCAGTACGGCGGCATTTAATGCCTTGTTAAAAACCTTGGAAGAGCCACCGAGTAGGGTAATTTTTGTTCTGGCTACCACAGATCCCCAAAGAGTTCTACCCACCATTATCAGCCGTTGTCAACGGTTTGATTATCGTCGTATCCCCCTTGATGCTATGGTCAAACACTTGGGCTATATCGCCACGGAGGAGGGCATAGACATCGATTCTGGGGCTTTGAGTTTGGTTGCTCAACTTTCCAATGGAGGGATGAGGGATGCGGAGAGTTTATTAGATCAATTGAGTTTGTTATCGGGTACTATTACCACCCAGAAGGTATGGGATTTGGTGGGTTCGGTATCTGAGCAAGATTTATTGGAGTTATTAAGGGCGATCGCCACGGATAACCCAGAAACAGTGATCGTACAGTGTCGTAAGCTCTTGGATAGGGGTAGAGAACCCTTGATTTTGCTACAAAACCTCGCTAACTTCTATCTTAGTCTATTAATGGCAAAAACAGCCCCAGGGCGATCGGACTTAGTCACCGTCACCCAAGAAACATGGCAACAACTATGCGAAACGGCACAGCATTGGGATATTTCCACCATCCTCCAAGGACAAAAAAAACTCAAAGACAGCGAAATTCAAATTAAAAATACCACCCAACCCCGACTATGGTTAGAAATTACCCTCCTTAATCTCCTTCCCTCTGCCAATGGGGTAGTAACTACCCATACCGTAGTCAACAAAACTCCCATGGCATCTCCTCCTGTAGCTCAAAAAACCTTTACCCCTTCTCCAAAGCAAGAAGAATCTCAACCTGCTACCCCTGCCACCGTCAATCATCAAGCCTCCCCTCCCCCAGAAAAAGAAACTACTACTACCCCAACCCCTGAATTTAACTCCTTAGAAGAATTAAAAGAAAAAGTCGTCTCCACCATCTCCGCCGTGATGACAAAAGGTTTTTTGGCGCAACAATGCCATATTCTCGACTATCAAAACACTACCATTACTATTGGTGTCATCACAGAATTTTTCCTCAAACTTAGTAAACAACATCAACCAGTTATGGAAAAAGCCTTTAGTCAAGTTTTAGGTAAACCCATTAACTTGGTGTTTCAAGTAGAAGAAAAAGAAAGTAAAAAAAAAGCCCCTGATAAATCCCCATCCCCTGCCATCGAGGAAAAAGCAACCCAAAACCCTCCCCCTATTACACCACCATCAGAGGAGAAAAAGGAAGAAATTACACCCCCCACTCCTTCACCTCAACCGATGGTTGCAAATAATAATATAGAAGTAATACAAGCATCCCCTGCCCAGTTAAAGCAAGTTGCCGAAAAATTTGCCAAAAGTGTTAATGGGGAAATTCTTGATGACATTGAATCACCACCGTTTATAATTCCGCCTCCAGAAATCAAGGTGATTAATCGCCCCGAATTGGATGTGGAAGACGAGGACGATTTACCTTTTTAA